A region of the Pseudarthrobacter sp. MM222 genome:
ACCACTCCCGTGCCCTTTCGGGTGTTCCCGGAAGGCTACGGAATGGCTGCGACGGCGTCGATTTCGACGAGGAGATCGCCAAGGAATGAGCCGACGGTTGTCCGTGCCGGGTAGGGCGTCTGAACCAGCTTCGATGGTGGTGCCAACGGTGTTGTCGGTGACGGGGACCATGGATCTCACGCAGCAGGCCTAGTTAAGCGCGCCGGACGGCTCCGTGTTTCCGCCGCTCACGCACCAGCAACGATGTCCAGGCTCACCAGCCGGGCGCCGTCGCGGTCCGCAAACAGCCCCACCCGTGCGCTGGACTCCGCGGCGAACACCTGGTCGGTGATGGCTGTGAGGCCATCCTGGGCGAAAACCTCAACGGAGCAACGGTCCAGAAAGATCCGCAGCCGCAGCCGGCCGGCTTCCAGCGGCACGGCCACACGTTCCACCGAAGCGAACGACTCGTGGAAGACCGTGTTGCCGGACGCCGTACGGTCCAGGCTGAGCACGCCCGTGCCGGAGTCGTAGGCAAGAACTGTCCGTTCGGTGTCGCCTGCCCGGAGCAGCAGGCCAACTTTTCCGGCGGCGCCGGGCTCGAATTCGGCGTCGATCCGCAGCACATCGCCGGAAGCCTCGGCCGGGAGCCAGCGCGTCCCGGCAGGAAGGGACCGGCCGGCCTCGCTGTAGGTCGCGGCTCCGCCGTTTTCAAAGGGGTCCACGGCCCCTTGCACCAGCACCACGCGGCCGCCCCGGGTAGCCAGCGTGACCTCCCGGACCAGGGACAGGGCGCTGCGCCAGCCGCTGGTGGGTGTGTCGGCGCCGTACTGCCAGTTGTTCATCCAGCCGATCATGAGCCTTCGCCCGTCCGGGGCATTGCTGAACGAGACGGCGGCGTAGTAGTCCCGTCCCCAGTCCAGCCAGCCATATTCGGCCATCCGGCTGTCATCCTGCTGGAGCCCCTCAGTGACAGTGGTATCGGAAACGAACGCGACGCCGTCAAACGTTCCGAGGAAGTACTGGCCGCCGGAGCCGCCGGCGATTCCGCCGGGGCTCAGGTTCACCACCAGCACCCACTTGGTGTTCCCGGCGGCGCCGTCCACCGGGAGCTCGAACAGGTCAGGGCATTCCCACACTCCCCCGGTGGCGTTCGCCGGGCCGAAGGTGCTGAGGTATTCCCAGGCTTTGAGGTCGGCGGACTTGTAGAGGACGACTTCACGGTCCGTCGCTTCGACGGCGACCATCACCCAGTAACTGCCGGCGCCCCCGTCGTACCAGAAGACCTTCGGGTCGCGGAAGTCGGCGGAACCGCGGTCCGCTACCGGGTTCCCGGCGTGTTTTGTCCAGGTGGCGCCGTCGTCTGTGCTGTAGGCGAGGGACTGCGCCTGCCGGCCGCTCAAAGGGGATGCGGGCGAATAGGCGCTGGTGTAGATGGCGACGAGGGGCGGGTTCTCCGCTGTGCCGAAGCCGCTCGTGTTGTCGGCGTCCAGCACGGCCGAACCGGAGAAGATGGCTTCCTGCTCATCGCAGGCGATGGCCACCGGCTGCTCGTCCCAGTGCAGCAGGTCCGCCGACGTGGCGTGCCCCCAGGACATGTTGCCCCACACGGTCCCGGACGGGTTGTGCTGGTAGAAGAGGTGGTAGGTGCCGTTGGCGTAGACCAGTCCGTTGGGATCGTTGAGCCAGTTGCGGTCGGCGGTGTAGTGGTGCTGTGGCCGGTACTGGCAGCCAAGCGCGGTGGTGGTTGTCATGGGATTGCTGTCTGCTTTCACGGTGTGTGCCGAAGCGGTGGCCGGGGCGGGGGGTGCTTAGCCCTTGACGCCGCTGGACGCGATGCTGTTGATGAAGGAGCGCTGGAAGGCGATGAAGAGGACCACCACGGGAACCGTGATGAGGGAGGCGTAGGCCATCACTTCGCCCCAGGAGACGTTGAGCTGGAAGAAGTATTGGATGCCGATCATGACCGGGCGGAGTTCCTCGGACTGGACCACCATGAGGGGCCACAGGTAGGAGTTCCAGGCCGGCAGGAACGTCAGGATCGCGACCGTTGCGGTGGCCGGGCCGGCCAGCGGCATGACCACCTGGCGGTAGATCTTGAACCAGCCCGCGCCGTCGATCCGGGCGGCCTCGTCCAGTTCCTTGGGGATGGATTCGAAGTACTGGTGGTAGAGGTAGATGGAGAACGCGTTGGCAATGAAGGGGATGATCTGGACCTGGTAGGTGTCCAGCCAGCCCTTCGAGATCTCGAGGCTGAAGCCGTTGAGCTCAAAGTACGGCAACTGGTTGACCCACCAGACGAGGGGCAGGGCAAGGGTCTGGAACGGCACGATCAGCGTGGCCAGGATGACCGTGAACACCACCCGCTTGCCGCGCACTTCCATCCGGGACAGTGCGAACGCGCAGAGGCTGTTGATGAAGATGCCAAGGACCACCGTCACGGCGGAGATGCCGATGGAGTTGATCAGGAAACGGGCGGCCGGAACCCGGTCGAACACGGCCGCGTAGTTGTCCAAGGAGATGTTTCCCACCGGCAGGAAAGCCGCGGCGGAGGACATGTCCCCGAAGATCTGGGTGTCCGGCTTAAGCGAGGACACCAGCATGAAGACGATGGGGAAGGCGGCGACGGCGGCGAACAGGATCCGCACCAGCATCGTGACCGCGCCGCTTAGTCTAAGCGAATTTTTCACGTCAGTCCTTCTCTCGGGTCAGGTAGCGCTGCACCGCTGAGATGAGCAGCACGAGGACGAAGAAAACCAGCGAGATCGCGGAGGCGTAGGAGGTTTCCTGCTGTTTAAAGCCGGAGCGGACGGCCTCGTAGATGATGGTGGTGGTGGAGTCGAGCGGGCCGCCCTGGGTCATGACACTGACCTGGTCGAAGAGGCCGAGGGCCTGGATGGTGATGGTCACCAGGACCAGGCTGCGGGTGTGCTTGAGACCGGGCCAGGTGACATAGCGGAACTGGTGCCAGCGGCTCGCGCCGTCCAGCTGGGCCGCCTCGTACAGTTCACCGGAGATGCCCTGCAGCCCGGCGAGCCAGATGATCATGTGGAAGCCGGCCGCCTGCCAGATGGACAGCGCGATGATGGCAGGCATGGCCGTGGCGGGGTCGTTGAGCCAATCCGCTCCCTGGATGAGGCCGAAGCTGAAGGTGGACAGCAGCTCGTTGATCAGGCCGTCCTTGCGGTACATGAACAGCCACAGCAGGGAGACCACCACCATGGAGGTGACCACGGGCAGGAAGTAGACGGTGCGGAAGAAGTTCACGCCGCGGAACTTCTTGTTGATCAGCAGCGCCATGGCCAGGGCGAGGGCCGACTGCACGGGGACCACCACCACGGCGAAGTACGTGACGTTCAGGAGCGCCCGCCAGAAGGTGGGATCCGCGAACAGCCGGGCAAAGTTGTCCGCGCCGACGAACTCCACCGGCCGGGGCGAGATCAGCCGGGCGTTGGTGAAGGCCAGGCCGAAGCCCAGGATGGCCGGCAGGAACACAAAGAGCAGCAGCAGCACCGCTGCGGGGGCGATCATGCCCCAGCCGCTGAGCTGTTCGCGCAGGAAGCCTGCCCGGCGGTGGCGCGGTGCGGCCGGCAGCGGCCGGGGCGCCGCTGCGGCCGCGGGGCGGGGACGGGTGGGAAGTGGGCTGGTTGTCATGGGATTCTCCGTTGACTGCAGCACCGGGCGGACGACGACGGCGGAACTGTGCCGCCGTCGTCGTCCTCCGCGGCGGGCTGCTAGTTCTTGTAGCCGCCGTTGGACTTGATGTTGGCATCAATGGCCTTGACCGCCTTGTCCAGGGCAGCCTGGGGGTCGGCGCCGGCCAGGACATCCTGGACGACCTTGCCGTATTCGGTGGCGATAAACGGGTACGCCGGGGTCTCCGGGCGCATCACGGCGTACTGGCGGGAGAAGTCCATGAAGGTCCGGTTGGCACCGCCCTCCGCGAAGGCCGGGATCAGCGCCGCGGCTTCATCCGTCGCCGGGATGGTGCCCGTGGCCTTAGCAACTGCGGCCAGGTTTTCCGGCTTCAGTGAGTAGGAGAGGTAGTCCATGGCGGCTTCGGTGTTAGCGCAGCCCTCGGTGACGCCCCACTGCCAGGAGGCCCCGCCGATCTTGGGTCCGTTGCCGAGGTCCACGGTGGGCATGACCACCAGGTCCTCGCCCAGTGCGGCGCGGGCTTTGTCCGCGGCCCATGAGCCGGTGTACAGGACACCGCTCTTGTTGTTCAGGAAGTCCTGGGTGGAGTCCTTGCCGCTCTTCGTGGCCATGAAGCCCTGCTCCGCGAGGCCGCGGAACCACTTGGCCCACTCCACGGCCTTGTCCCCGTTGAGGACACCGTCCGCGGTCTGGAACCCGTCGCGGTTGATGAGGTCGGCGCCGAAGGACTGCAGGAACGGCGAGTAACCGTAGGGCAGCCATTCGCCGCTGCCGGCGGTCCCCAGGTCCAGCGGGTATTCCCACTTGCCCAGGGCCTTGAGCTTGGTCAGCGCGTCCTGGAACTCGTCTTTGGTCCAGGGCTGCTCGGTGGTTGCAGCGCGGACCCCGGCGGCTTTCAGGTCCGAAGCCCGTGCAAACAGGGCCAGCGCGACGTCGTAGTAACCGACGGCGTAGGTCTCGCCTTCCCACTTGGCCACGGTGCTGGGCAAGTTGGCGGACAGATCGGCGGAGAGCTTGAGCGGGGTCAGATACTTTGCCCACGCCCAGTTGGGGACATTGGGTCCGTCAATATCCACGATGCACGGAAGTTTGCCGGCGGCCGCCGCAGCCACCACGGAGTCGTTGTAGGACTCCTGCGGGAACGCCTGCACCTTGATCTTGGCCTTGGCACCGCTGCCCTTGTTGTAGGAGTCAACGACGCCCTGGATTGCGGCCAGCTCCTCCGGGTTGCCGGCATTATGGGTCCACATGGTGATCTCGTTGGAGCCTTCGGATGTGGCCGAGGCACTCCCCTTGCCGCACGCACCGAGGCTGCCGACCAGGGCGGCCGCCGTTATGCTGGTGGCCAGGATCCGGGTGAATCGCTTGTTCATGAGTGAGTCTTTCTGCTTATTTTTGTTCGCGGATGATTAGCCCGGGTCCTTGGGGGCGCGGCCGGTGCAACGGCTGCGTCCCTTTTTCGGGTCCGGGATGGTTCTGTGCTGGAAAGCGTTGGGTGGATTAGCCGAAGGGCTCAGTCCGGCGGCGGACCGACGGACCCTCTCTCAATGAGCGGGCAGGAAAGCATCTCCTGGACGGCCGCCGCCTCGGGGCCCTCAATATCGTCGAGGAGCCGGGTGACCGCCCAGCGTCCCATCTCATAGTGCGGAAGCGCCACAGTGGTCAGTCCGGGCCAGAGGGCCGCGGCGATCAGCTCGAGGTTGTCCGTTCCGACAATGGACAGGTCCTCGGGAATGCGGAGCCCCAGCGCGGCGGCGGCCTGGTAGGCACCCATGGCCACCCGGTCGCTGAAACAGAACAGCGCCGTTGGCCGCTCCGGACGCTGCAGCAGCTCCAGTGCAGCCTCCCGCCCGCCAGTAGTATCAGCCACCCCCGCGGTCACCAATTCCGGTTTGAACCGGAGGCCGTGGCGGCCCAGCGCGTTGCGGTAGCCCTGTAGCCGGCCGTGGGTTGCCGGGATGTCGTCAGCGTTGCTCAGCATCCCGATCCTGGTATGGCCCGCTTGGACGAGGGCCTCCACCGCCGTTTCCGCCGCCGCAACTTCGTCCGGGACCACCGACGAGATGGACCGGTCCGCCGTAGCGGCGTCGAGAAGGACTGTGGGCAGCGTGCCCAGTTCCTCCGGCAGGGTGACTCCCTGGTGGTACATCCTCGCGTAGACGATCCCGTCAACCTGGTGCTGCTGCAGTGTCCGGATTTCGCGGTTTTCGAGTTCCGGGTCAAGGCCCGAGTTGACCACCATGAGCACGTAACCGCGCTCATAGGCGGCATCCTGGGCGCCCCGGATCATGGCCCCGGCGAACGGCGTGGTGGTGATTTCGTCGCTGACGAGGCCCAGGATCTGCGAACGCTGGTTGCGCAGGCCGCTGGCCAGCCGGTTGGGAGCGTAGCCAAGGTCTTTGGCGACGGCCCGGATGTGCTCACGGGTTTCCGTTTTGACGCGGGAACCGCCGGCGGGATTGAGGGCGTGGGACACCGTGGTTACGGAGACCCCGGCGGCTTTCGCCACGTCCCTTATCCCGATCTTCGTCATCTTTGACAGTCCTTTGCAAAACGTTTTGGCATGTTGTGTCGATCACACTACCGAAAACGTTTTGGCAATGTCAAGGGACGCCGTTTGATCCCGCAGGCTTAAGCCAAGAAACCCCCTCGAACGAGGGGGTTTCTTGGCTGCGCACGGGGCACACGCCCCGCGGTGTCAGTGGTGACGCCGCCGCTGAGTCAGGCGGAGATCCGGTCCGACAGGCGGGTACAGGCAGCCTGAGCTGCCGGGACGCCGTCGCCCTCCTGGCCGTACAGCCAGTCGTTGTACCGGAAGTCGTTGTCCTTCCGGCTCTTGAAGAGCAGGTTGCGCAAGGTCCGGGCCAGTCCGGAGACGTGCCAGGATTCGCCCCAGATGCGGGCCGTGCGCTGCACGCGGGCGGTGCGGCCAGCGCGCAGGACGTTGAACTCCCTGATGGCATCGCCCCAGGCTTCGGGCTTGACGCCGTCCGCGGTGAACACGGTGCCATTGCTTGCGTCCTGCAGCACGGCGGCGTCTTCGAGCGCCTGGCAGGCACCCTGGGCAAGGTACTGCAGCATAGGGTGCGCGGCATCGCCCATCAGCACCATCCGGCCGGCGACCCAATTTTCGATCGGATCACGGTCATACATGGGCCAGCGCATGCTGGTGCCCAGGTTTTTCAGCGCATCCTGGACGGCCGGGACGCAATCCTTGTACGCAGCCTCGAGCTCGTCCACTCCCCCGTACTGCTCCTCGCCGCGTTCGAACGAAGCGGATTTGAACACGGCCACGGTGTTCAGCAGCTTGCCCTTGCGCAGCGGGTACTGCACCAGGTGGCAGTCCGGTCCGAGGTAGACGATGACGTCCTCGAGATCCGCCCTGGGCGTGTTTTCGGTAATGGGCACGGTGCCGCGGTAGGCAACGTAGGCCGAGGGAACGGGCTCGTCGTTGGCGACGCTCGGGCGGAGGGTGGACTTGAGTCCGTCGGCACCGATCACGACGTCGGCCTCGTAGTCCACGCCGGCGGCCGTGTGGGCTACGCCGCGGCCGTTCACGGTTTCCACACTCTCGACCATCACGTCGTTGACAAGCTTGACGCCCGCCGCTTCACAACCTTCGAGCAGGACCCGGTGCAGGTCGCTGCGGTGGATCACAACGTACGGCGCACCGTAGCGTTCCTCGAATTCCCCGCCGAGAGTCTGGCGGGTGAGCTCCTCGCCGGTGACGGCGTCGCGGAAGACGAGATGTTTGGGCTGGACGCCGATCTCCAGGGCCTTTTCCAGCAGGCCCCAGCGCTTCAGGACGCGGGAGGCGTTGGGGGCCATCTGCAGCCCCGCGCCGACCTCGCCAAATTCGGGGGCCCGCTCCACCAAAGTGACGTTGGCGCCGTTTTCCCGCAGCGCGAGGGCTCCGGCCAGTCCGGCCATACCCCCTCCGATGACGAGGACATCGGTGGACGGGCCGTCGGTGGGCAGGAAACCGGTGGACGGGGCGTGGTCAGACATTGCTTGCTCCTTGGGAGATCGGGGATTTTGACTTGAGCTTGAGGCCGACGGCGGCCAGCAGGACCGCGGCGATGGCGGCTGCGCCGGCGAAGGCGAGGAAATTGGAATTGACGCCGAGCCCGGCGGCCAGCAGGAGGCCGCCAATCTGGGGCGCGGCGACGGCGCCGATCCGGCCCGTCCCCAGCGCCCAGCCCAGCGCGGTCCCCCGCAGGTGTGCGGGATAGTGGCTCGCGACCGCGGCGATGATGAGGCACTGGGTGCCGTGGGTGCCGACGCCGGCGAGGACCAGCATGAGGTACACGACGGTGACCGGCGGTCCGGTCACCAGGACCACCAGCGCTCCTGCTGCAACGGCGGCCGCGGCGATCGCCGTCGGGATCGGGCCAAAGCGGGTCCCGGCCCAGGCCGTGATGACCGAGCCGGCCACCGCGCCCAGGTTGAGGGCCAGGGCGAAGGTGAGGGCGGAACCCAGGTTGTAGCCGGCCAACTGCATGAGGTTGGGCAGCCAGGTGCCCAGCCCGTACCA
Encoded here:
- a CDS encoding sugar ABC transporter substrate-binding protein — its product is MNKRFTRILATSITAAALVGSLGACGKGSASATSEGSNEITMWTHNAGNPEELAAIQGVVDSYNKGSGAKAKIKVQAFPQESYNDSVVAAAAAGKLPCIVDIDGPNVPNWAWAKYLTPLKLSADLSANLPSTVAKWEGETYAVGYYDVALALFARASDLKAAGVRAATTEQPWTKDEFQDALTKLKALGKWEYPLDLGTAGSGEWLPYGYSPFLQSFGADLINRDGFQTADGVLNGDKAVEWAKWFRGLAEQGFMATKSGKDSTQDFLNNKSGVLYTGSWAADKARAALGEDLVVMPTVDLGNGPKIGGASWQWGVTEGCANTEAAMDYLSYSLKPENLAAVAKATGTIPATDEAAALIPAFAEGGANRTFMDFSRQYAVMRPETPAYPFIATEYGKVVQDVLAGADPQAALDKAVKAIDANIKSNGGYKN
- a CDS encoding LacI family DNA-binding transcriptional regulator, translated to MTKIGIRDVAKAAGVSVTTVSHALNPAGGSRVKTETREHIRAVAKDLGYAPNRLASGLRNQRSQILGLVSDEITTTPFAGAMIRGAQDAAYERGYVLMVVNSGLDPELENREIRTLQQHQVDGIVYARMYHQGVTLPEELGTLPTVLLDAATADRSISSVVPDEVAAAETAVEALVQAGHTRIGMLSNADDIPATHGRLQGYRNALGRHGLRFKPELVTAGVADTTGGREAALELLQRPERPTALFCFSDRVAMGAYQAAAALGLRIPEDLSIVGTDNLELIAAALWPGLTTVALPHYEMGRWAVTRLLDDIEGPEAAAVQEMLSCPLIERGSVGPPPD
- a CDS encoding carbohydrate ABC transporter permease, which codes for MLVRILFAAVAAFPIVFMLVSSLKPDTQIFGDMSSAAAFLPVGNISLDNYAAVFDRVPAARFLINSIGISAVTVVLGIFINSLCAFALSRMEVRGKRVVFTVILATLIVPFQTLALPLVWWVNQLPYFELNGFSLEISKGWLDTYQVQIIPFIANAFSIYLYHQYFESIPKELDEAARIDGAGWFKIYRQVVMPLAGPATATVAILTFLPAWNSYLWPLMVVQSEELRPVMIGIQYFFQLNVSWGEVMAYASLITVPVVVLFIAFQRSFINSIASSGVKG
- a CDS encoding carbohydrate ABC transporter permease; protein product: MTTSPLPTRPRPAAAAAPRPLPAAPRHRRAGFLREQLSGWGMIAPAAVLLLLFVFLPAILGFGLAFTNARLISPRPVEFVGADNFARLFADPTFWRALLNVTYFAVVVVPVQSALALAMALLINKKFRGVNFFRTVYFLPVVTSMVVVSLLWLFMYRKDGLINELLSTFSFGLIQGADWLNDPATAMPAIIALSIWQAAGFHMIIWLAGLQGISGELYEAAQLDGASRWHQFRYVTWPGLKHTRSLVLVTITIQALGLFDQVSVMTQGGPLDSTTTIIYEAVRSGFKQQETSYASAISLVFFVLVLLISAVQRYLTREKD
- a CDS encoding glycoside hydrolase family 32 protein; amino-acid sequence: MTTTTALGCQYRPQHHYTADRNWLNDPNGLVYANGTYHLFYQHNPSGTVWGNMSWGHATSADLLHWDEQPVAIACDEQEAIFSGSAVLDADNTSGFGTAENPPLVAIYTSAYSPASPLSGRQAQSLAYSTDDGATWTKHAGNPVADRGSADFRDPKVFWYDGGAGSYWVMVAVEATDREVVLYKSADLKAWEYLSTFGPANATGGVWECPDLFELPVDGAAGNTKWVLVVNLSPGGIAGGSGGQYFLGTFDGVAFVSDTTVTEGLQQDDSRMAEYGWLDWGRDYYAAVSFSNAPDGRRLMIGWMNNWQYGADTPTSGWRSALSLVREVTLATRGGRVVLVQGAVDPFENGGAATYSEAGRSLPAGTRWLPAEASGDVLRIDAEFEPGAAGKVGLLLRAGDTERTVLAYDSGTGVLSLDRTASGNTVFHESFASVERVAVPLEAGRLRLRIFLDRCSVEVFAQDGLTAITDQVFAAESSARVGLFADRDGARLVSLDIVAGA
- a CDS encoding FAD-dependent oxidoreductase; amino-acid sequence: MSDHAPSTGFLPTDGPSTDVLVIGGGMAGLAGALALRENGANVTLVERAPEFGEVGAGLQMAPNASRVLKRWGLLEKALEIGVQPKHLVFRDAVTGEELTRQTLGGEFEERYGAPYVVIHRSDLHRVLLEGCEAAGVKLVNDVMVESVETVNGRGVAHTAAGVDYEADVVIGADGLKSTLRPSVANDEPVPSAYVAYRGTVPITENTPRADLEDVIVYLGPDCHLVQYPLRKGKLLNTVAVFKSASFERGEEQYGGVDELEAAYKDCVPAVQDALKNLGTSMRWPMYDRDPIENWVAGRMVLMGDAAHPMLQYLAQGACQALEDAAVLQDASNGTVFTADGVKPEAWGDAIREFNVLRAGRTARVQRTARIWGESWHVSGLARTLRNLLFKSRKDNDFRYNDWLYGQEGDGVPAAQAACTRLSDRISA